A single Camarhynchus parvulus chromosome 5, STF_HiC, whole genome shotgun sequence DNA region contains:
- the GLRX5 gene encoding glutaredoxin-related protein 5, mitochondrial — MRAAVRAAWRIGTGAALRGRAGRPLSQAAGDGGGAEGGGGSGSREAVERLVREHPVVVFMKGSPEQPLCGFSNAVVQILRLHGVEDYRAHDVLQDPDLRQGIKNYSNWPTIPQVYLNGEFVGGCDILLQMHQNGDLVEELKKLGIRSALLDAEKDQEKK, encoded by the exons ATGAGAGCGGCGGTGCGGGCGGCGTGGCGGATCGGAACCGGCGCCGCtctgcggggccgggccgggcgcccGCTCAGCCAGGCGGCCGGGGACGGCGGCGGGGCtgagggcggcggcggctcggGGTCGCGGGAGGCGGTGGAGCGGCTGGTGCGGGAGCACCCGGTGGTGGTGTTCATGAAGGGCAGCCCGGAGCAGCCGCTCTGCGGCTTCAGCAACGCCGTGGTGCAGATCCTGCGGCTGCACGGCGTGGAGGATTACCGCGCCCACGACGTGCTGCAGGACCCCGACCTCCGCCAAG gAATAAAAAACTACTCCAACTGGCCTACCATCCCACAAGTGTACCTCAATGGTGAATTTGTTGGTGGCTGTGATATACTCCTCCAGATGCATCAGAATGGAGATCTTGTAGAAGAGCTGAAGAAACTGGGAATCCGTTCAGCGCTGCTGGATGCAGAAAAAGACCAAGAGAAAAAgtaa